In the candidate division KSB1 bacterium genome, one interval contains:
- the ybeY gene encoding rRNA maturation RNase YbeY has protein sequence MKIECYETGEPSYVSHHQIKLAMGELIAIEKPLVDGEIRIIFIDDEYCKNLNRKYLEHDYTTDVISFHLESSDHLLEGEVYVNVDQAQKQASHYDVDVEEELWRLIIHGTLHLLGDNDSTSSERDSMRKKENEYLNMFEISRKEL, from the coding sequence TTGAAGATTGAATGTTATGAAACCGGGGAACCTTCTTATGTATCTCATCATCAGATAAAACTTGCTATGGGTGAGCTAATTGCTATTGAAAAACCCCTTGTCGATGGTGAAATTCGCATAATATTTATTGATGATGAATACTGCAAAAATTTAAATCGAAAATATTTGGAACATGATTATACAACAGATGTAATCTCTTTTCATCTAGAATCAAGTGATCATTTATTAGAAGGTGAAGTCTATGTAAATGTAGATCAAGCCCAAAAACAAGCGTCCCATTATGATGTTGATGTGGAAGAAGAGTTATGGCGGTTAATTATACACGGTACACTACATCTTCTCGGAGACAACGACAGTACCTCAAGCGAACGAGATAGTATGCGAAAAAAAGAAAATGAATATTTAAACATGTTTGAAATTAGCAGAAAGGAGCTCTGA
- a CDS encoding HlyC/CorC family transporter, translated as MISSIISGLFSISDSVFFSMPEVDIAHLREEESKSARRVVKLISDSQRFMLSIYLGNLFSVAIAAILASVVFVKLVQKLEFTNNYVILTLVLLIASTVLVLTRIPSKILTIRNSKSVSLKLSGFSYLAYLFFFPISTLILKLTKLIGKIFKIEGDPFTLSEEKVKSMIELGKEEGTIHVEETEMIHSIFEFGETTVKEIMVPRIDMVCIEISSSVDDLIKVTGEKGHSRIPIYGGQVDNIKGIIHVKNLIPELLADKKNIKLQRLLRPAFFVPESKKIGDLLSELKREKIHMAIVVDEYGGTAGLVTLEDIIEEIVGEIQDEYDKEQPLYRKVTPGTFVVDGRMSIDELNEVLPEPILQSEEEDYETLAGLIYHFTESIPNTNDLITYLNYDFVIEEVVRQRIKKVKVIHKVDSPQRDDQLKEES; from the coding sequence TTGATTTCATCAATTATTTCCGGTCTATTTTCTATTTCCGATTCTGTTTTTTTTTCGATGCCTGAAGTAGATATCGCACACCTCCGCGAAGAAGAGAGCAAATCGGCAAGACGAGTTGTTAAACTAATATCTGATTCACAAAGATTTATGCTGTCAATTTATTTGGGTAATTTATTTTCAGTAGCAATAGCTGCAATACTTGCATCGGTTGTATTTGTTAAGCTTGTCCAAAAGCTGGAATTTACAAATAACTATGTGATTCTTACTTTGGTTTTATTGATTGCGTCTACGGTGCTAGTCCTTACCAGAATTCCATCTAAAATTTTAACAATTCGCAATTCAAAATCAGTTAGCTTAAAACTTTCAGGTTTTAGTTATTTGGCTTATTTATTCTTTTTCCCTATATCAACACTGATTCTAAAATTGACTAAATTAATCGGTAAAATTTTTAAGATAGAGGGAGATCCTTTTACGCTTTCTGAGGAGAAGGTGAAATCTATGATTGAATTAGGAAAAGAGGAGGGAACAATTCATGTAGAAGAAACGGAAATGATCCATTCGATTTTTGAATTTGGAGAAACAACGGTAAAAGAAATAATGGTTCCAAGAATCGATATGGTTTGCATCGAAATTAGTTCGTCAGTAGATGATTTAATTAAAGTTACAGGCGAAAAAGGCCATTCTCGAATACCCATTTATGGGGGGCAAGTTGACAATATTAAGGGGATCATCCATGTTAAAAACCTGATCCCGGAATTATTAGCCGACAAAAAAAATATAAAGCTACAGCGATTATTAAGACCCGCTTTTTTTGTGCCGGAAAGCAAAAAGATAGGTGATTTACTGAGTGAACTTAAGCGGGAAAAAATTCATATGGCCATTGTGGTTGATGAATATGGCGGCACTGCCGGACTCGTTACATTAGAAGATATTATTGAAGAAATAGTTGGAGAAATTCAAGACGAATATGATAAAGAGCAACCGTTATATCGCAAGGTTACACCCGGAACTTTTGTGGTAGATGGCCGAATGTCAATCGATGAATTGAATGAAGTCTTGCCTGAACCTATCCTCCAATCAGAAGAAGAAGATTACGAAACTCTTGCCGGGCTCATATACCATTTCACAGAAAGTATTCCAAATACAAATGATCTGATTACTTACTTAAACTATGATTTCGTAATTGAAGAAGTTGTTCGACAACGGATTAAAAAAGTAAAAGTGATTCATAAAGTAGATTCCCCCCAAAGAGATGATCAATTAAAAGAAGAATCCTGA
- a CDS encoding PTS sugar transporter subunit IIA, translating into MKIADLLSPELIKLPLERNEKQEVIAELVDLLAANQKVKDPDSAFKAILEREKVMSTGVGDHVAIPHGKSDGVDEVVGAFGISDTDINFESIDNKPVRLVFLLIATPNATGSHLKVLSRVSRLLNKNEFRNSLLQAKTSQQVLDLIRREEEAVFET; encoded by the coding sequence ATGAAGATTGCTGATTTATTAAGCCCAGAACTAATCAAACTTCCGCTAGAACGGAATGAAAAGCAAGAGGTTATTGCTGAATTAGTGGACCTGTTAGCTGCAAACCAAAAAGTGAAAGATCCGGATAGCGCCTTTAAAGCAATATTAGAACGAGAAAAAGTGATGAGTACTGGTGTCGGAGATCATGTCGCAATTCCACATGGAAAGTCTGATGGTGTCGATGAGGTGGTAGGCGCTTTTGGTATATCAGATACGGATATTAATTTTGAGTCAATTGATAATAAACCAGTCCGGTTGGTCTTTTTGTTAATTGCTACTCCGAATGCCACCGGTTCCCATCTCAAGGTGCTCAGCCGGGTTTCGCGACTACTGAACAAAAATGAATTTCGTAATAGTCTATTGCAAGCAAAAACTTCGCAACAAGTCTTAGACCTTATTCGCCGGGAAGAAGAAGCTGTATTCGAAACCTAA
- a CDS encoding DUF2007 domain-containing protein — MPDKNEHPIHLIKWRTFPGRLYAEMVAEALKRNEINCIIKGEDRGILGAGSISVYSPGKITIWISEKDLEEAEGIAQLMMNNI; from the coding sequence ATGCCGGACAAAAATGAACATCCAATTCATTTAATAAAATGGAGAACATTTCCTGGCAGATTATATGCTGAGATGGTCGCAGAAGCTCTTAAGAGAAATGAGATTAATTGTATCATCAAAGGTGAAGATAGAGGAATTCTTGGGGCTGGTAGTATTTCTGTTTATTCTCCGGGTAAAATAACGATTTGGATTTCGGAAAAAGATCTCGAAGAAGCGGAGGGAATCGCACAATTGATGATGAATAATATTTAA